A genomic region of Planococcus kocurii contains the following coding sequences:
- a CDS encoding NUDIX hydrolase, translating into MRTKRKVFAYITRGDDENRELLVFEYKGEPEVGLQVPGGTIEDGELLIDALYREVKEETGLPREVLDFVGKIHKYTYYPEHQDKAYERNIFQFEYTGEPIEFFEHMIKSQGRDNGMTLLFRWESIKSLPQLAAEQDKAIELL; encoded by the coding sequence ATGAGAACAAAACGGAAAGTATTTGCTTATATCACAAGAGGCGATGATGAAAATCGTGAATTGCTTGTATTCGAATACAAAGGAGAACCAGAAGTTGGCCTGCAAGTTCCAGGTGGCACAATCGAAGACGGCGAACTATTGATCGATGCATTATACCGAGAAGTAAAAGAAGAAACAGGTTTGCCACGTGAAGTTCTTGACTTTGTAGGGAAAATCCACAAGTATACGTATTATCCTGAACATCAGGATAAGGCATACGAACGGAATATTTTTCAATTTGAATATACCGGAGAACCTATTGAATTTTTTGAACACATGATTAAAAGCCAGGGCCGTGATAACGGCATGACGTTGTTATTCCGCTGGGAATCGATTAAAAGTCTGCCGCAGCTTGCAGCAGAACAAGACAAAGCAATCGAACTACTTTAG
- a CDS encoding diacylglycerol kinase — protein sequence MKRARIIYNPTSGRELFRKHLPEVLEKMEKAGYETSCHATTCEGDAIQAAAFAVERKFDLVIAVGGDGTLNEVVSGIAPFENRPKVGLIPMGTTNDFARAVHIPRDITKAVDIILKGDSIPVDIGLMNGDRYFINIAGGGRLTELTYEVPSKLKTVLGQMAYYLKGIEMLPSIRSSRVRIEYDGQVFDDSAMMFLIGLTNSVGGFEKLAPDASINDGKFTLLILKELNMAEFIRVASLALRGEHLSDSHVIYAKASKITVTTEERVLLNLDGEYGGLLPAVFENLASHIEMYVPIDSLNEKDRK from the coding sequence ATGAAACGTGCACGTATTATATACAATCCAACTTCCGGCCGTGAGTTGTTCCGAAAACACCTGCCTGAAGTTTTAGAAAAAATGGAAAAAGCGGGCTACGAAACATCTTGTCACGCGACAACTTGTGAAGGCGATGCCATTCAAGCCGCAGCTTTTGCTGTGGAGCGGAAGTTTGATTTAGTAATTGCTGTGGGTGGAGACGGTACGTTAAACGAAGTTGTTTCAGGAATCGCTCCTTTTGAAAATCGTCCCAAAGTGGGTCTTATTCCAATGGGAACGACCAATGACTTTGCTCGCGCTGTTCATATTCCACGCGATATAACAAAAGCTGTTGATATTATTCTTAAAGGTGATTCAATTCCTGTGGATATTGGGTTAATGAATGGTGATCGGTATTTTATTAACATTGCAGGGGGCGGCAGGCTGACGGAGCTAACGTATGAAGTTCCAAGCAAGTTAAAAACAGTTCTCGGTCAAATGGCTTATTATTTAAAAGGCATCGAGATGCTGCCTTCGATTCGATCTTCACGTGTTCGGATTGAATACGATGGTCAAGTTTTTGATGACAGTGCCATGATGTTTTTGATCGGATTGACTAATTCGGTTGGAGGATTTGAAAAATTAGCGCCTGATGCTAGTATTAACGACGGGAAGTTTACGTTATTAATTTTAAAAGAGCTCAATATGGCTGAGTTTATCCGTGTTGCCTCTTTAGCTCTTCGGGGTGAACATTTATCGGACTCTCATGTAATTTATGCTAAAGCCAGCAAAATTACAGTAACGACAGAAGAACGAGTATTACTCAATTTAGATGGAGAGTATGGTGGGTTACTGCCAGCTGTATTCGAAAACTTAGCTAGTCATATTGAGATGTATGTACCGATTGATTCATTGAACGAAAAAGACCGTAAATAA
- a CDS encoding thioredoxin family protein, with amino-acid sequence MMTEQQYFEAGITLESYMAQMESNQQKSYSIYEKFNLPEDSEFMALLKEKQPHILVITEDWCGDAMMNNAILRKITDAVHLEVHCVYRDENLELMDRYLTNSGRSIPKYIILSKDGKVLGTWGPRAPEVQNFVDEKKSVLPDKDDSQYEHHLKTVIGEISDGFVYNNGFWQIVYEDLRQAFQKALT; translated from the coding sequence ATGATGACGGAGCAGCAGTATTTTGAAGCTGGCATTACTTTGGAAAGTTATATGGCTCAAATGGAGTCGAATCAGCAAAAGTCCTATAGCATCTATGAGAAGTTTAACCTTCCAGAAGACTCGGAATTTATGGCGTTGCTAAAAGAAAAGCAACCTCATATTTTGGTTATTACTGAAGATTGGTGTGGCGATGCGATGATGAATAATGCCATCCTGCGAAAAATCACAGATGCGGTTCATTTAGAGGTTCATTGCGTATACCGTGATGAAAATCTCGAATTGATGGATCGTTATTTAACGAATAGCGGACGTTCAATTCCTAAATACATTATTCTTTCAAAAGATGGCAAGGTTCTGGGTACTTGGGGACCACGAGCACCTGAAGTTCAAAACTTTGTCGATGAAAAGAAATCGGTACTTCCGGATAAAGACGACTCCCAATACGAGCATCACTTGAAGACCGTTATTGGTGAGATTTCAGATGGATTTGTATATAACAATGGTTTTTGGCAAATCGTTTATGAAGACTTACGTCAAGCATTTCAAAAAGCACTAACATAA
- the gatB gene encoding Asp-tRNA(Asn)/Glu-tRNA(Gln) amidotransferase subunit GatB, with translation MNFETIIGLEVHVELKTESKMFSPAPAHFGAEPNTNTNVIDLGYPGVLPVVNKTAVDWAMRAALALNCEITRHTKFDRKNYFYPDNPKAYQISQFDQPIGEHGWIEIEVKGEKKRIGITRLHMEEDAGKLTHTGKGHSLVDFNRQGTPLIEIVSEPDIRTADEAYAYLEKIKAIIQYTGVSDVRMEEGSLRCDANISLRPFGQEQFGTKTELKNLNSFNFVRKGIEHEQVRQEQVLLSGGIIEQETRRYDESTGKTLLMRIKEGSDDYRYFPEPDLVDIVIDDAWLERVRSEIPELPDARKARYVSELGMSSYDAMVLTLAKPISDFFEATVTAGADAKLSSNWLMGEVSAYLNAEQKELEDTELTPEGLAGMIKLISDGTISSKIAKKVFKELIEKGGDANNIVKAKGLVQISDENTLREFVTAALDNNPQSIEDFKNGKDRAIGFLVGQIMKQTKGQANPPLLNKILLEEIAKR, from the coding sequence ATGAATTTTGAAACAATCATTGGACTTGAAGTCCACGTTGAATTAAAAACAGAATCGAAAATGTTTTCTCCAGCACCGGCTCATTTTGGTGCGGAACCGAATACCAATACAAACGTCATTGACCTTGGCTATCCAGGTGTTTTACCAGTAGTGAATAAAACAGCAGTGGACTGGGCAATGAGAGCGGCACTTGCATTAAACTGCGAAATTACGCGCCACACGAAATTTGATCGCAAAAACTATTTTTATCCAGATAACCCGAAAGCTTATCAAATTTCACAATTTGATCAGCCGATTGGTGAGCATGGCTGGATTGAAATTGAAGTAAAAGGCGAGAAAAAACGGATTGGCATTACCCGTCTTCATATGGAAGAAGATGCAGGGAAACTAACGCACACGGGCAAAGGCCATTCATTGGTTGACTTTAACCGTCAAGGCACACCATTAATCGAAATTGTTTCTGAGCCAGATATTCGTACAGCTGATGAAGCGTATGCGTATCTTGAAAAAATCAAAGCCATTATTCAGTACACAGGCGTTTCTGATGTACGCATGGAAGAAGGATCATTGCGTTGCGACGCGAACATTTCGCTTCGTCCGTTTGGTCAAGAACAATTTGGCACAAAAACCGAATTGAAAAACTTAAACTCGTTCAACTTTGTTCGTAAAGGGATTGAGCATGAGCAAGTTCGTCAAGAGCAAGTGTTATTGTCCGGTGGGATTATCGAGCAAGAAACACGTCGTTACGACGAATCCACAGGAAAAACCTTGTTGATGCGCATTAAAGAAGGATCTGACGATTATCGTTACTTCCCTGAACCTGATCTTGTCGATATCGTTATTGATGATGCTTGGCTAGAACGCGTTCGTTCAGAAATTCCAGAATTGCCAGATGCACGAAAAGCTCGTTATGTTTCAGAGCTAGGCATGTCTTCTTATGACGCTATGGTTCTGACACTAGCAAAACCAATTTCGGATTTCTTCGAAGCAACAGTAACTGCTGGCGCCGACGCAAAACTGTCATCTAACTGGTTGATGGGGGAAGTATCTGCTTACTTGAACGCTGAGCAAAAAGAACTTGAAGATACGGAATTAACACCAGAAGGTTTGGCTGGTATGATCAAATTGATTTCAGATGGCACCATTTCATCTAAAATTGCGAAGAAAGTCTTTAAGGAATTGATTGAAAAAGGCGGCGACGCGAACAATATCGTTAAAGCGAAAGGACTTGTTCAGATCTCTGATGAGAACACATTGCGTGAATTCGTTACAGCAGCTCTTGACAATAATCCACAGTCGATTGAAGACTTTAAAAACGGTAAAGATCGAGCAATTGGTTTCCTTGTCGGGCAAATCATGAAACAAACTAAAGGGCAAGCAAATCCGCCATTGCTTAATAAAATTCTTCTTGAAGAAATTGCTAAAAGATAA